From Virgibacillus ihumii, the proteins below share one genomic window:
- a CDS encoding MBL fold metallo-hydrolase has product MNIKGLSLGPLGTNCYIIYHDKEALVIDPGGDAESVITFLNEKEIKPLAILLTHAHFDHIGGVESLRDTYDINVYIHSLEDDWLEDPNLNGSKLFMGNEIQTRKAEVYLEPGKLQIGGFSFEIIHTPGHSPGSVSLVFHGQQTVIGGDVLFNRGIGRTDLPGGDVKQLENSIRNSLYKLPETYTVLPGHGPKTTIGNEMQHNPFFPLDG; this is encoded by the coding sequence ATGAATATAAAAGGGTTATCACTTGGACCGCTTGGAACAAACTGTTATATCATCTACCATGATAAAGAAGCATTGGTGATTGATCCGGGTGGAGATGCTGAGTCTGTTATTACCTTTTTAAATGAGAAGGAGATAAAGCCTCTGGCGATCCTGCTGACCCACGCACATTTTGACCATATCGGCGGTGTTGAATCATTAAGAGATACCTATGATATTAATGTGTACATTCATTCGCTGGAGGATGACTGGCTGGAAGATCCGAATTTGAATGGATCGAAATTATTTATGGGAAATGAGATTCAAACCAGGAAAGCTGAAGTTTATTTAGAACCAGGGAAACTACAGATAGGCGGCTTTTCATTTGAGATAATACATACGCCTGGCCATTCACCCGGAAGCGTCAGTCTCGTTTTTCATGGACAGCAAACTGTCATTGGTGGTGACGTATTATTTAATCGCGGAATAGGCAGAACAGATTTGCCCGGTGGAGATGTAAAACAATTGGAAAACAGCATTAGAAATTCATTATACAAATTACCTGAAACATATACGGTTCTTCCAGGTCACGGACCCAAAACGACTATTGGGAATGAAATGCAGCATAATCCGTTTTTCCCGTTGGATGGATAA
- a CDS encoding DUF2759 family protein, with protein sequence MVLGIILLAVTILSVVSVVRQLKIKNLFALGFSAVSALVFGFFSIATIITNI encoded by the coding sequence ATGGTTCTAGGAATTATACTTTTGGCGGTTACTATTTTATCTGTCGTATCCGTTGTTCGTCAGCTTAAAATTAAAAATCTCTTTGCACTTGGTTTTTCTGCAGTTTCCGCACTTGTCTTTGGTTTTTTCTCAATCGCAACCATAATAACAAATATATAA
- a CDS encoding LTA synthase family protein: MNSKLPKIPLFIIATILFGIKTYIIYRFLFNIEIENAMQELILAINPFVSAFLIFAISVWLRKPSSQMKFLRYTALIGSLILYFNLVFYRSFTDFITIPQLLQASNMGDLGSSILTLLEFYDVLLFADVAIIWYLSRKKSELLSVSYPKSGRVFALAMSLMLLAGNFFLAEMERPQLFTRAFDREYLVKNIGIFNYHIYDLALHSKVKSQKVFADGNELPEIKEYVNTKVQSDKKSPLYGIAEDKNLIFISAESMQSFVINNKMKGEVITPFLNSLTKDDSTFYFKNFYHQTQQGKTSDSEFLLENSLYPLSRGAVFFTHGQNEYHALPEILNQEDYYTSVFHSNNKSFWNRDQMYKSLGYDHFYGEKAYEVTKKNSIGWGLEDKAFFEQSMKYLQGQKEPFYSKFITLTNHFPFEMPKDKASIGKFDSNSSTLNNYFQTVRYTDEALKKFFNQLKESGLYKDSIIVIMGDHYGISENHNKAMAKYLDKDEITPYDHVQLQRVPLFIHIPGYDKGKVMSEVSGQIDLKPTLLHMLGVSTKNDIYFGNDLFVDDRKDFIAFRNGDFVSDKYVSTGGVCYQRQSGEPVNKNENKNGEKETKNPCRPIAEQVERELGYSDDIIYGDLFRFVDFSKSNNNK; the protein is encoded by the coding sequence ATGAATTCTAAGCTTCCCAAAATCCCTTTGTTTATAATCGCCACAATACTATTTGGTATTAAGACCTATATTATATATCGTTTTTTATTTAATATTGAAATTGAAAATGCAATGCAGGAGCTGATACTGGCAATTAATCCGTTTGTTTCAGCGTTCCTGATATTTGCCATCAGTGTATGGCTCAGAAAACCGTCCAGTCAAATGAAGTTTCTAAGGTACACTGCTTTGATTGGATCGCTGATTTTGTACTTTAACCTGGTTTTCTATCGTTCATTCACGGATTTTATTACAATTCCGCAACTGCTTCAGGCAAGCAATATGGGTGATTTGGGATCCAGTATTTTAACACTGCTCGAATTCTATGATGTGCTGCTGTTTGCTGATGTGGCAATTATCTGGTATTTAAGCCGGAAAAAATCCGAGTTGCTGTCTGTCAGCTATCCAAAAAGTGGAAGGGTTTTTGCCCTTGCAATGTCTTTAATGCTTCTTGCGGGTAACTTTTTCCTTGCTGAAATGGAGCGTCCGCAGTTGTTCACCCGTGCATTTGACAGGGAATACCTGGTGAAGAATATTGGGATTTTCAATTACCATATTTATGACCTGGCATTGCATTCGAAAGTGAAATCACAGAAAGTTTTTGCTGACGGCAATGAGCTGCCGGAAATTAAGGAATATGTCAATACAAAGGTGCAAAGTGATAAAAAGTCGCCGCTGTACGGAATTGCAGAAGATAAAAATCTTATTTTTATCTCAGCAGAATCAATGCAAAGTTTTGTTATTAACAACAAGATGAAAGGTGAAGTCATTACACCGTTTCTGAACAGTCTTACAAAGGACGACAGTACTTTTTACTTTAAGAATTTTTACCACCAGACACAACAGGGTAAAACGTCTGACTCGGAATTTCTGTTGGAGAATTCATTGTATCCTCTATCACGGGGTGCCGTATTCTTCACCCACGGGCAAAATGAGTATCATGCTTTGCCTGAGATATTAAATCAGGAGGATTACTATACTTCAGTATTTCACTCCAATAATAAGAGTTTCTGGAACCGTGACCAGATGTACAAAAGTCTTGGCTATGACCATTTTTACGGAGAAAAGGCGTATGAAGTAACAAAAAAGAATTCTATAGGCTGGGGCTTGGAGGACAAAGCGTTCTTTGAGCAATCCATGAAATATTTACAGGGCCAAAAAGAGCCGTTCTATTCGAAATTTATTACACTGACAAACCATTTCCCGTTTGAAATGCCAAAAGACAAAGCATCAATCGGAAAATTTGACTCAAACTCAAGTACGTTGAATAACTACTTTCAAACAGTTCGGTACACGGATGAAGCACTAAAAAAATTCTTTAATCAGTTAAAGGAGTCGGGACTGTACAAGGATTCAATAATTGTCATTATGGGGGACCACTATGGAATCAGTGAGAACCACAACAAAGCAATGGCTAAATATTTAGACAAAGATGAGATAACTCCTTATGACCATGTACAATTGCAGCGCGTGCCACTGTTTATTCATATCCCGGGCTATGATAAAGGTAAGGTAATGTCTGAGGTATCCGGACAAATTGACCTTAAACCGACATTGTTGCATATGCTTGGAGTGAGTACAAAAAATGATATCTATTTTGGAAATGATTTGTTTGTAGATGACCGCAAAGATTTTATTGCATTCCGAAATGGTGATTTCGTAAGTGATAAATATGTATCAACCGGTGGTGTTTGTTACCAGCGGCAAAGCGGGGAACCTGTTAATAAAAATGAAAATAAGAATGGTGAAAAGGAGACAAAAAATCCATGTAGACCAATTGCAGAACAGGTGGAAAGGGAATTGGGTTATTCGGATGACATTATTTATGGAGATTTGTTCCGCTTCGTTGACTTTTCCAAAAGTAACAACAATAAATAA
- a CDS encoding ROK family glucokinase — protein MSKTFIGIDVGGTTVKIGIIDEIGNILDKWEIPTNTDNHGESILSDIWNSVSNKLSLENVAGIGIGVPGFIDQETGDVYEAVNIGWKQVELAKNLKEMSGVPVFVENDANAAVLGENWKGAGGQVKNLIAVTVGTGIGGGIIANGSILNGVSGTAGEIGHITMERDGSPCNCGRRGCLETISSATGIVRQAKEKIKENQNSMLAKFYAEQGNITAKDIFQLADSGDTLSKNIIEHAADVLGLAIANLTVTINPSRILIGGGVSKAGEDFVNLIDAAFNKYTLAKAGEVCEVKLAQLGNDAGIIGAAFLVKQRLEKVTF, from the coding sequence ATGAGTAAGACGTTTATTGGTATAGATGTTGGCGGAACTACAGTAAAAATTGGCATAATTGATGAAATCGGTAATATTCTGGATAAATGGGAGATACCCACTAATACAGATAATCATGGTGAATCCATTTTATCCGATATCTGGAATTCTGTTAGCAATAAGCTTTCTCTTGAAAATGTTGCTGGTATCGGTATTGGCGTGCCTGGATTTATTGACCAGGAAACTGGAGATGTATATGAGGCAGTAAATATTGGCTGGAAGCAGGTTGAGCTTGCCAAAAATTTAAAAGAAATGAGCGGCGTGCCCGTTTTTGTTGAAAATGACGCAAATGCTGCGGTCTTGGGAGAAAATTGGAAAGGTGCTGGTGGTCAGGTAAAAAACCTGATTGCGGTAACCGTCGGAACTGGTATTGGTGGAGGAATTATCGCAAATGGTTCCATCTTAAACGGTGTCAGCGGAACTGCTGGTGAGATTGGCCATATCACTATGGAGCGTGATGGTTCTCCATGCAATTGCGGACGGCGCGGCTGTTTGGAAACAATTTCTTCTGCAACAGGGATTGTTCGCCAGGCAAAAGAAAAAATAAAGGAAAATCAAAACAGCATGTTGGCCAAATTTTATGCTGAACAGGGTAATATAACGGCCAAGGACATCTTTCAGCTTGCTGATTCAGGGGACACATTAAGTAAAAACATCATTGAACATGCTGCAGATGTTCTTGGATTGGCTATTGCAAACCTTACAGTCACTATCAATCCTTCGCGAATTCTTATCGGTGGCGGTGTTTCGAAAGCTGGGGAAGATTTTGTTAATCTGATAGATGCTGCGTTTAACAAATACACGCTTGCAAAGGCAGGAGAGGTATGTGAGGTGAAGCTTGCACAACTGGGAAATGATGCAGGTATTATTGGAGCAGCGTTTTTAGTAAAGCAAAGACTTGAAAAGGTCACATTTTAA
- a CDS encoding YqgQ family protein, which yields MKTVYDVQQLLKRFGTIIYIGNRIAELELMEDEVRELHQMGCIDIDQYRTAILLLRKETRRLRSNRRTSADE from the coding sequence ATGAAAACAGTTTATGACGTTCAACAATTGCTCAAGCGATTTGGAACAATTATATATATTGGGAATCGGATAGCGGAACTTGAATTGATGGAGGATGAGGTCCGGGAGTTACATCAGATGGGATGCATTGATATTGATCAATACCGGACAGCCATTTTACTTTTAAGGAAGGAAACAAGACGATTACGCAGTAACAGGAGGACGAGTGCGGATGAGTAA
- a CDS encoding rhomboid family intramembrane serine protease, with product MYLYEQYTMYKLAYSLVEKDGFEIIHINENEEELWLEKYENKKSSVVRFVHRNFQWSNQLKRDIAAVFQKTKALKRFLQGKKVEIHNVYIAGDAPVDEWELLKKPMQLNEKHPMHMHVYYLTDDAGFTEKKRLREALGSSGPIADNEDLDIEEQVNFYKARLKARYQNRKQEDQDVFSRGKPLFTYILLVINILIFMMLELNGGSTNTKTLIEFGAKYNPAIIENNEWWRIITSMFLHIGPVHLFMNMLAVYFLGVAVERIYGSWRFIFIYFLSGIGGGLASFAFTTHVSAGASGALFGLFGALLFFGLIHKRIFNQTMGKNLLIIIVINIVFGFTVPSVDMGAHIGGLITGFVASAIVHLPANRKLLVQLPAFILYAVIIFLLIIFGVRNNLHDPVYLLMKTEQLVQNKQFNQTIDVATKGLAYESNVKDQLLFQRSYAYIQLNKIERAKKDLKLAVSIDEDYIRAHYNLAIIYYNNNNLSKAKEHITKAYELKQDNPEIELNVNDLYEEITGKQAE from the coding sequence ATGTACCTATATGAACAGTATACAATGTATAAACTGGCATATTCGTTAGTTGAAAAAGATGGTTTTGAAATTATACATATTAATGAGAATGAAGAAGAACTATGGCTCGAAAAATACGAGAATAAAAAATCTTCGGTTGTCCGTTTTGTACACAGAAATTTTCAATGGAGTAATCAATTAAAGCGAGATATTGCAGCAGTTTTTCAAAAAACAAAAGCCTTGAAAAGATTTCTTCAAGGTAAAAAAGTCGAGATACATAATGTGTATATTGCCGGGGATGCTCCCGTTGATGAATGGGAACTTCTAAAAAAACCGATGCAGCTGAACGAGAAACATCCAATGCATATGCATGTGTACTATTTAACTGATGATGCAGGTTTTACGGAAAAGAAGCGGCTCAGGGAAGCGTTGGGCAGTTCAGGTCCAATTGCCGATAATGAAGATTTGGATATTGAGGAACAGGTTAATTTTTATAAAGCGCGGTTGAAGGCCCGTTATCAAAATAGAAAACAGGAAGATCAAGACGTTTTTTCCCGGGGTAAACCCTTATTCACGTATATTCTGCTGGTAATTAATATTTTGATTTTTATGATGCTGGAACTTAATGGCGGAAGTACAAATACTAAAACACTGATTGAATTTGGAGCCAAATACAATCCTGCGATAATTGAGAACAATGAATGGTGGCGCATCATTACATCAATGTTTCTGCATATTGGTCCCGTACATTTATTTATGAACATGCTCGCCGTTTACTTTTTAGGTGTTGCCGTTGAACGAATTTATGGATCGTGGCGGTTTATATTTATTTATTTCTTATCTGGAATTGGCGGAGGACTTGCCAGTTTTGCTTTTACAACGCATGTTTCCGCCGGGGCATCCGGAGCTTTGTTCGGACTTTTTGGTGCCCTGCTTTTCTTCGGATTAATTCATAAGCGGATTTTTAATCAGACGATGGGCAAAAACCTGCTGATCATCATTGTGATTAATATTGTTTTCGGATTCACTGTACCATCAGTGGATATGGGTGCTCATATTGGCGGACTGATCACAGGATTTGTTGCTTCAGCCATTGTGCATCTTCCTGCAAACAGAAAACTGCTTGTTCAACTGCCAGCATTTATTTTATACGCCGTTATTATTTTCTTGTTAATTATTTTTGGAGTCAGAAATAATTTACATGATCCGGTATATTTATTGATGAAAACGGAACAACTTGTACAAAATAAACAATTTAACCAAACGATTGATGTGGCAACTAAAGGGTTGGCATATGAAAGTAATGTTAAGGATCAGCTGCTCTTCCAGCGTTCCTATGCATATATACAGCTGAATAAAATAGAACGTGCAAAAAAAGATTTAAAGCTGGCTGTAAGTATTGATGAAGATTATATCAGGGCGCATTATAATTTGGCGATTATTTATTATAATAATAACAATTTATCAAAGGCGAAAGAGCACATTACTAAAGCCTATGAGCTAAAACAGGATAATCCTGAAATAGAATTAAATGTAAACGACTTATATGAAGAAATTACTGGAAAACAGGCTGAATGA
- a CDS encoding ThiF family adenylyltransferase, whose product MDFNRYSRQMLFSPIKERGQQKLADSSVLVVGAGALGTVICNHLVRAGVGTIRLVDRDYVELSNLQRQMLFDEDDVRQALPKAIAAKRKLEKMNSDVTVEGTVGNVTNENIASYLHGIDMVMDGTDNFATRFLLNDACVKHNIPFSYGGVVSSRGMTALFIPGETPCLRCIMNEGAGGGQTCDTIGVISPAVDLISSLQCTEAMKYLTGNKEYLRNTLKTIDIWYNHHYDMKFLEADSACPACGTHEFPSLTKSAQETETVLCGRDTVQIHQQDQINLSEWEKRLSQVSETTRTPFLLKAEFQNELKFVIFPDGRVLVQGTEDTTTARTMYDRYIGS is encoded by the coding sequence ATGGATTTTAATCGTTATTCGCGTCAGATGCTGTTTTCCCCAATTAAAGAACGCGGACAGCAAAAACTGGCTGACAGTTCCGTTCTGGTTGTCGGAGCCGGGGCATTAGGAACAGTGATTTGCAATCACCTTGTCAGAGCGGGAGTTGGAACAATCCGTCTGGTTGATCGTGATTATGTGGAACTCAGTAATTTGCAGCGGCAAATGCTTTTTGATGAGGATGACGTCAGACAAGCACTCCCGAAAGCAATTGCAGCTAAACGAAAACTGGAAAAAATGAATAGTGATGTTACAGTGGAAGGCACTGTAGGCAATGTAACAAATGAAAATATTGCGTCATATCTCCACGGAATCGATATGGTTATGGATGGTACGGATAATTTCGCAACACGATTTTTGTTAAATGATGCATGTGTTAAGCATAATATTCCATTTTCGTATGGGGGTGTTGTAAGTTCCAGAGGCATGACAGCGTTGTTCATTCCAGGTGAGACGCCGTGTCTTCGTTGTATCATGAACGAAGGGGCGGGGGGCGGACAAACGTGTGATACAATCGGAGTAATTTCTCCTGCAGTAGACCTTATTTCCTCATTACAGTGTACGGAAGCGATGAAATATCTGACCGGAAATAAAGAATACTTACGTAATACACTGAAGACAATTGATATATGGTATAACCACCATTATGATATGAAGTTTCTAGAGGCGGATTCCGCTTGTCCTGCATGTGGAACGCATGAATTTCCGTCCTTAACCAAGTCGGCTCAGGAAACGGAAACTGTATTATGCGGGCGTGATACCGTTCAGATTCATCAACAGGATCAGATAAATCTCAGTGAGTGGGAAAAGCGGCTGTCCCAAGTATCTGAAACAACACGAACGCCATTTTTATTAAAAGCGGAATTCCAAAATGAGTTGAAGTTCGTGATTTTTCCGGACGGTCGTGTCCTTGTACAGGGAACAGAGGACACAACGACGGCAAGGACGATGTACGACCGGTATATCGGATCCTGA
- a CDS encoding 5-formyltetrahydrofolate cyclo-ligase, whose protein sequence is MVTLGKTEMRKQAIIKLKNIPDTERKRIEKRLLNNLLNDNGWKEARSIGVTVSNGFEWSTRPIIETAWEEQKAVFVPKCLPKMRKMDFYQIHTYDQLEIVYYNLLEPKPDACERVNKQDIDLLIVPGLLFDQKGYRIGFGGGYYDRYLADFPNRTVSLASEVQVVNELPAESYDVPVDSIITDKQLN, encoded by the coding sequence GTGGTAACCTTGGGTAAAACTGAAATGCGGAAGCAAGCAATCATAAAGTTGAAAAATATTCCGGATACTGAAAGAAAGCGTATTGAGAAAAGGCTTTTGAATAATTTATTGAATGATAATGGCTGGAAAGAAGCTCGTTCAATTGGTGTGACGGTTTCAAATGGATTTGAATGGTCAACAAGACCAATAATTGAAACCGCCTGGGAGGAGCAGAAAGCAGTTTTTGTTCCGAAGTGTCTTCCTAAAATGCGTAAAATGGATTTCTATCAGATACATACGTATGATCAGCTGGAAATTGTTTATTATAATCTACTTGAACCAAAGCCGGATGCATGTGAGAGGGTGAATAAACAAGATATCGATCTTCTGATTGTTCCTGGTCTGTTATTTGATCAAAAAGGCTACCGAATTGGGTTTGGCGGGGGATATTATGACCGGTATTTGGCTGATTTTCCTAACCGGACTGTCTCACTTGCCTCAGAGGTTCAGGTGGTCAATGAACTGCCTGCCGAATCGTATGATGTGCCGGTGGATTCGATTATAACGGATAAGCAACTAAATTAG
- the rpmG gene encoding 50S ribosomal protein L33 codes for MRVNITLACTETGDRNYITTKNKRTNPERIELKKYSPRLKKHTLHRETK; via the coding sequence ATGCGCGTAAATATCACATTAGCATGTACTGAAACAGGCGACCGCAATTACATCACTACTAAAAATAAGCGTACAAATCCGGAACGCATTGAGCTTAAGAAATATAGCCCGCGTCTAAAAAAACACACATTGCACCGTGAAACTAAATAA
- a CDS encoding PepSY domain-containing protein, with amino-acid sequence MFRQRLTMQQAQDIALQRIPGQVLHVDMDLEHGVLVYEIFILTSQNRVYEVEVNANSGNVIKVEQEDLD; translated from the coding sequence ATGTTTAGACAAAGGTTAACAATGCAACAGGCTCAAGATATTGCTCTTCAAAGGATTCCTGGCCAAGTTCTTCATGTGGATATGGATTTGGAACACGGCGTTTTAGTTTATGAAATATTTATATTAACATCACAGAATAGGGTATACGAGGTAGAAGTTAACGCAAATAGTGGCAATGTTATAAAAGTCGAACAAGAGGACTTGGATTAA
- a CDS encoding SDR family oxidoreductase, whose protein sequence is MILVTGATGKIGRLVVQHLLNKGVPVRVFVRNERAFDDVENPSLELAIGTFEDTKSIEKAVEGVDRIFLVARDNPEQVSQHDNVIKVAEQCGVNHIVKLSAFGASRNSPIALMRWHAETEKQLRNSKLNWTFLRPHLYMQNLLRFGTQVATGSTFSAPMGSHNFALVDIRDIAEVAAKVLVDSDHVSKVYTLTGPSAITFKEIAEHLSDIFNQSINYNQLSPEEFYQMLLSNETPSWRAYDLAYIAEAYPGDRKSLITNDTNILLNRPARSIRTFLSDYQTTFQSKQ, encoded by the coding sequence ATGATACTAGTTACAGGAGCCACAGGAAAAATTGGCAGGTTGGTCGTCCAGCATCTTTTAAATAAAGGCGTTCCCGTTCGGGTATTTGTTAGAAATGAAAGGGCTTTTGATGATGTAGAAAACCCGTCACTAGAGTTAGCAATCGGAACATTTGAAGATACGAAATCAATTGAAAAGGCAGTTGAAGGAGTGGACCGGATCTTCTTAGTTGCGCGGGATAATCCTGAGCAAGTATCACAACATGATAACGTAATAAAAGTAGCAGAGCAATGTGGCGTTAATCATATAGTGAAATTGTCGGCATTTGGTGCTTCTAGAAATTCACCTATCGCTTTAATGCGCTGGCATGCGGAAACAGAAAAACAATTGAGGAATTCCAAACTAAATTGGACATTCCTTCGCCCCCATTTATACATGCAAAATTTGTTGCGTTTTGGGACTCAAGTAGCAACTGGCAGTACCTTTTCAGCCCCTATGGGTTCTCACAATTTTGCTTTAGTTGATATTCGGGATATTGCAGAGGTAGCTGCAAAAGTTTTAGTAGACAGTGATCATGTTTCAAAGGTATACACCTTAACAGGTCCTAGTGCGATCACTTTTAAGGAAATTGCCGAACATTTATCAGACATTTTCAATCAATCAATAAATTATAACCAGTTGTCACCAGAAGAATTTTATCAAATGCTTCTATCAAATGAGACCCCATCTTGGCGTGCATATGACCTGGCTTACATTGCAGAAGCATATCCAGGTGATAGAAAAAGCCTAATCACCAATGATACTAACATCTTGTTGAATCGTCCGGCTCGAAGTATCCGAACTTTTTTAAGTGATTATCAAACTACTTTTCAAAGTAAGCAGTAA
- a CDS encoding DUF421 domain-containing protein produces the protein MLFIKVLLFYLITIAIMRLMGKSTITQMTPYDLVAIIIVGTVASEPLISTKVGPTLLTLAILVGLHIAFSYMTLNQWGHRFFLGEPTLLIKHGKILEDNLEKSQLSVAQILSILRSKGYPKLSDVDYAVLEPIGKVSVIPKTENTPVTVEHLNLSIDDQGLPIAVIIDGKIQDRNLKLLGQPKEWLLDHLKAEGVKSKDIIYAFVNEKTKKLSIDRRSS, from the coding sequence ATTTTATTTATTAAAGTTTTATTGTTTTATCTTATAACGATTGCCATTATGAGGCTGATGGGGAAGTCGACAATTACTCAAATGACACCTTATGATTTAGTGGCCATTATTATTGTAGGAACGGTCGCTTCGGAACCTTTAATCAGCACCAAAGTTGGGCCGACCTTATTAACCTTAGCAATATTAGTTGGATTACACATCGCTTTTTCTTACATGACATTGAATCAATGGGGACACAGGTTTTTTTTGGGGGAGCCAACACTTCTCATAAAACACGGAAAAATACTTGAGGATAATCTTGAAAAATCCCAACTGTCTGTTGCACAAATTCTTTCCATTTTAAGAAGCAAAGGTTATCCTAAACTCTCGGATGTTGACTATGCAGTCCTAGAGCCTATTGGTAAGGTTAGTGTCATTCCAAAAACTGAAAACACTCCTGTCACTGTGGAGCATTTGAACCTTTCCATTGATGATCAAGGCTTACCGATTGCAGTTATCATAGATGGTAAAATTCAAGACAGGAATCTCAAACTACTTGGTCAACCTAAAGAGTGGTTACTCGATCATTTAAAAGCGGAAGGTGTCAAATCAAAAGATATTATATATGCCTTCGTTAATGAAAAAACAAAAAAGTTAAGCATTGACCGTCGATCAAGTTAA
- a CDS encoding GerAB/ArcD/ProY family transporter, protein MKRFEYGDDKISSSDIMAAVPSYIISIVVLTLPGDLASVTIASDGWISLLIAGVISVIVMWLLAKIVIGFPNQSFFTYTSTILSGPVKIVILFLFAVIWICVSAFEVRSIAIVTKQYMFDRTPLEVIALSFLLVVVYAVSGSRAGIFRLNKLFLPIILFIAFFVFVLNLGYFKTSQLLPLFQTDMQGYLKGIKVSMLSYVGFIIVLFYTGLVDNPNKTPKMVAIGMCIPVVLYIMIFILSIGVFGHAVTSELRYPTIELAKNVEIPGDIFTRFELLFFLIWTMAIFNTTTMALDIAVLSLNSIFKHTKKTKIIFILAPIVFSIGMIPQNVLELESYAAILFKISLIYSLVIPFLLLLVGKLKGSKSG, encoded by the coding sequence GTGAAAAGATTTGAATATGGAGATGACAAAATAAGCAGTAGTGATATCATGGCCGCTGTACCCTCCTATATAATTAGCATAGTGGTCTTAACATTACCAGGGGATTTAGCATCTGTAACGATAGCTTCAGATGGATGGATATCACTTCTCATCGCTGGCGTGATTTCAGTTATTGTGATGTGGTTGCTGGCAAAGATCGTGATTGGATTCCCCAATCAATCGTTTTTTACATATACATCAACTATTCTTTCGGGCCCTGTAAAAATAGTTATTTTATTTTTATTTGCTGTTATATGGATATGTGTTTCGGCTTTTGAAGTACGTAGTATTGCCATTGTGACAAAACAATATATGTTTGATCGCACGCCTCTTGAGGTGATTGCACTTTCTTTCCTTCTAGTTGTTGTTTATGCTGTTTCAGGATCCAGAGCAGGCATATTTCGTTTGAATAAGTTATTCTTACCGATTATTCTCTTTATAGCCTTCTTCGTTTTTGTATTAAATTTGGGATATTTCAAGACGAGTCAGTTACTACCACTATTTCAAACAGACATGCAGGGGTATTTAAAGGGAATAAAGGTGAGTATGCTTAGTTATGTAGGATTTATCATCGTTTTATTTTATACCGGGCTAGTGGACAATCCCAATAAAACACCTAAGATGGTTGCAATTGGAATGTGCATACCTGTTGTTTTATACATAATGATTTTTATTCTGTCTATTGGAGTATTTGGGCATGCAGTAACATCTGAACTACGCTATCCAACAATAGAATTGGCTAAAAACGTGGAAATACCAGGTGACATTTTTACTCGATTTGAGTTACTCTTTTTCCTCATCTGGACGATGGCCATCTTTAATACAACCACGATGGCACTGGATATCGCTGTACTTTCACTCAACTCTATCTTTAAGCATACAAAAAAGACAAAAATAATCTTCATATTGGCGCCGATTGTATTTAGTATAGGTATGATTCCGCAAAACGTGCTGGAGTTAGAATCATATGCAGCCATTCTTTTTAAAATATCGTTGATTTACAGCCTAGTCATCCCGTTCCTTTTGTTACTTGTTGGTAAGTTAAAGGGGAGCAAGTCGGGCTGA